Proteins found in one Bremerella volcania genomic segment:
- a CDS encoding Sec-independent protein translocase subunit TatA/TatB, with product MIGMNDLALVGFGMPGIQEMIIILAIFLLLFGSTKLPGLMRSMGQSVNEFKRGMNDTSDDSADHDNSESPKA from the coding sequence ATGATCGGTATGAATGATTTAGCGTTGGTTGGCTTTGGTATGCCCGGGATCCAGGAAATGATTATTATCCTGGCGATCTTTTTGCTGCTGTTTGGTTCGACCAAGCTGCCTGGTTTGATGCGTAGCATGGGCCAGAGCGTGAACGAATTCAAACGCGGAATGAACGACACGTCGGACGACTCGGCCGACCACGACAACAGCGAATCGCCCAAGGCGTAA
- a CDS encoding Sec-independent protein translocase subunit TatA/TatB, with product MLHEIGTSSALLGFFGGMGMQEMAIIGVIAILLFGKNLPGVAKTFGKYYGDFKRGLSDIQSEFHNATREVEDSSSSGYSSKSSPAQFDDYDDFEEASAPKFEPPPQSSTPEKSELT from the coding sequence ATGTTGCATGAAATAGGAACATCGTCGGCGCTTCTCGGTTTCTTTGGCGGGATGGGCATGCAAGAGATGGCGATCATTGGCGTCATCGCGATCCTGCTGTTCGGTAAGAACCTGCCTGGCGTGGCCAAAACGTTCGGGAAGTATTACGGCGACTTCAAGCGGGGCCTCTCCGACATCCAGTCCGAGTTTCACAACGCGACAAGGGAGGTTGAGGATTCTTCGAGCAGCGGGTATAGTTCCAAGAGTTCGCCCGCTCAGTTCGATGATTACGACGACTTCGAAGAGGCCAGTGCTCCAAAATTCGAGCCGCCACCTCAATCGTCGACGCCGGAGAAATCGGAACTTACCTGA
- a CDS encoding DUF1559 domain-containing protein, translated as MNKKFTGRKSAFTLVELLVVIAIIGVLIALLLPAVQQAREAARRTQCNNNLKQLGLAMHNYHDTFKVLPPGWIDDDPYADSTNRNLLGWGVFLLPFLEQSALHDSMKAVGAFDQKWSSLAEMTTGTAAVPDPYAKTIVDAFICPSDPSPGINTNLHSYGKSNYTGIGGNAYISSATTTPSGTFYDNSPTKFRDIIDGLSNTVFVGERSTVQLSGAGYIKKGTLWIGGTTNGEYYYNNAIVTNSAYYSINGTAGNFNLTSAHPGGALFLLGDGSGRFIAETIEGPTYQNLGAISDGKVLGSF; from the coding sequence ATGAACAAGAAATTTACCGGCCGCAAGTCGGCATTCACCCTGGTTGAATTACTAGTGGTGATCGCGATTATTGGCGTGTTGATCGCCTTGTTGCTTCCCGCCGTACAACAGGCACGCGAGGCTGCTCGTCGGACGCAATGCAATAACAACTTGAAGCAACTTGGTTTGGCGATGCACAACTATCATGACACGTTTAAGGTCCTGCCTCCAGGCTGGATCGACGACGATCCATACGCCGATTCGACGAATCGAAATCTGCTGGGGTGGGGAGTCTTTCTCCTTCCCTTTCTGGAGCAGTCAGCGCTGCATGATTCCATGAAAGCCGTCGGAGCATTTGATCAGAAGTGGTCATCGCTTGCCGAAATGACGACCGGTACGGCCGCGGTTCCCGATCCGTACGCCAAGACGATTGTCGATGCGTTTATTTGCCCGTCCGATCCTTCCCCTGGCATCAACACAAACCTGCACAGTTACGGCAAGTCGAACTACACCGGGATCGGAGGAAATGCTTATATCTCCTCAGCCACTACGACTCCATCGGGAACCTTCTACGACAACTCACCAACCAAGTTTCGAGACATCATCGATGGTCTCAGCAATACAGTGTTCGTGGGCGAGCGAAGTACCGTCCAACTTTCCGGTGCCGGCTACATTAAGAAAGGGACGTTGTGGATCGGTGGGACGACCAATGGCGAATACTACTACAACAACGCGATTGTCACTAACAGTGCTTACTATTCCATCAATGGGACTGCCGGAAACTTTAACCTCACCAGTGCTCATCCTGGCGGCGCACTGTTTCTGCTGGGAGATGGCTCCGGGCGATTCATTGCCGAGACGATCGAAGGACCAACCTATCAAAACTTGGGAGCCATTTCGGACGGAAAAGTTCTCGGCTCATTCTAA